The Anoplopoma fimbria isolate UVic2021 breed Golden Eagle Sablefish chromosome 20, Afim_UVic_2022, whole genome shotgun sequence genome includes a window with the following:
- the sphk2 gene encoding sphingosine kinase 2, protein MRSREPSSPSTAEALLHGQFASWGSGSNSNNNSCPNSPGGSGALSPAASPTPASNYALTLTHTHIHIQRLSPRPGKEARLLLPLSELVGCSCPRAPAPPLLVLYWYPPGKRRKGVSRRRQVRAYLAESRSEAERWSAAVQCLLRGVSVTADTEFSRSLLPRPRRLLLLVNPFSGRGQAMQWCQTHILPMIREANISYNLIQTERQNHARELIREISLPEWDGIIIISGDGLLHEVINGLMERPDWEQAIKTPVGILPCGSGNALAGSINHHAGYDMCLREPLLLNCCFLLCRGGVRPMDVVSVTTSPPPSINSRAAPPRRLFSFLSVAWGFVSDVDIESERYRGLGSARFTLGTLVRIASLRSYKGRLSYLPPSIGTTSPDATPPMPRRPLSRSITEGLDGFCRTPIHRTCSDMGISEQRSLRKGEGEREKEERQRERERRRQRARGGGTGVVRASSLAEDREREGEMEADEERSGTCSESSESIEREDCNMRRGERLAGIKDEREDEGRVEQDSSEMEEGDRGKDGEGSGGSAEGERVLHARELGCNCGVDMGREADEEQEGCLTCQDSLQESRKARRKNSAPSSQIASTLFNQPLSQEADTDCGSSYGVEDMDLNGTYYEKEPYQLDVARERSLTISSPFRHTPFSKKTKTLDQNQNASRPRPLSLLQHSHSNSLPPKLPSLSLSLSPTPPSSPSCASPHSSSYLVPRPNTPNSTSPSPCLRTASSSFNFDIAEPAGPLKCRPLVSLLNIPRDDLLPPLDQPIPTRDWVTIEGDFVLVLALYQTHLGADLHAAPEARFDDGLIHLTFVRAGISRATLLRLFFAMERGTHHSVSSPYVSHITCKAFRLQPLSTRGTLTVDGELVPYGPLQAQVHQSLARLIVGDSGVKITRF, encoded by the exons ATGCGATCTCGAGAACCGTCTTCACCTTCCACAGCAGAAGCCCTCCTTCATGGCCAATTTGCCAGCTGGGGTTCaggcagcaacagcaacaataacagctgccccaacagcCCTGGTGGTTCAGGGGCACTCTCCCCTGCTGCCTCCCCGACTCCGGCCTCCAACTATGCCTTGACCCTCACTCACACCCACATACATATACAGCGGCTGTCACCAAGGCCGGGGAAGGAAGCCCGTCTCTTGCTGCCTTTATCAGAGCTAGTGGGGTGCAGCTGCCCACGTGCCCCCGCGCCCCCTCTCCTGGTGCTGTACTGGTACCCGCCAGGCAAACGACGGAAAGGTGTGTCTCGACGCAGGCAAGTGAGGGCCTACCTGGCAGAAAGCAGGTCTGAAGCTGAGAGGTGGTCGGCTGCTGTGCAGTGTCTACTCAGAGGCGTTTCCGTCACTGCTGacacag AATTTTCAAGAAGTCTGCTACCTCGTCCCCGGCGACTACTGTTATTGGTCAATCCCTTTAGTGGGAGAGGCCAGGCAATGCAATGGTGTCAGACCCACATCCTGCCAATGATCAGAGAGGCCAACATCAGCTACAACCTTATACAGACAG AGCGTCAGAACCATGCCAGAGAGCTTATCAGAGAGATATCGCTCCCAGAGTGGGATGGCATCATCATTATCTCTGGAGATGGCCTGTTGCACGAG GTAATTAATGGGCTGATGGAGCGTCCTGACTGGGaacaagcaataaaaacacCCGTTGGCATTCTTCCTTGTGGCTCTGGGAATGCACTGGCTGGCTCCATCAACCACCATGCTGG GTATGACATGTGCCTTCGGGAGCCCCTCCTTTTGAACTGCTGCTTTTTGCTCTGTCGAGGCGGTGTCCGACCCATGGACGTGGTTTCTGTGACAACAagccctcctccctccatcaacAGCCGAGCTGCACCACCCAGGAgactgttttctttcctctctgttgcCTGGGGCTTTGTCTCCGATGTGGACATTGAGAGCGAGAG GTATCGTGGCCTGGGCTCAGCTCGCTTCACCTTGGGCACCCTGGTGCGCATAGCTTCTCTTCGATCCTACAAGGGTCGTCTGTCCTACCTGCCTCCCTCTATTGGCACCACATCACCAGATGCCACGCCTCCTATGCCAAGGAGGCCCCTCTCCCGCAGTATCACAGAAGGCCTTGATGGCTTCTGTCGGACTCCCATCCATCGCACCTGCTCTGACATGGGCATCAGTGAACAGAGGAGCCTGCGTAAGGgcgagggagagagggaaaaagaggagaggcagagagaaagggagagaagaaggCAGAGGGCCAGGGGAGGAGGAACTGGTGTGGTGAGGGCAAGCAGCCtggcagaggacagagagagggagggggagatggAAGCAGATGAGGAGAGGTCCGGGACATGTTCGGAGAGTTCAGAATCAATTGAAAGGGAAGACTGCAATATGAGAAGAGGGGAAAGATTGGCAGGGATCAAGGATGAAAGGGAAGATGAGGGAAGGGTAGAGCAAGACTCCAgtgagatggaggagggggatAGGGGGAAGGATGGGGAGGGCAGTGGTGGTTCTGCCGAGGGGGAGAGAGTGTTGCATGCAAGAGAGCTGGGATGTAACTGTGGGGTAGACATGGGGCGAGAGGCAGACGAAGAGCAAGAGGGTTGTCTCACTTGCCAAGATAGCCTTCAGGAGTCCAGAAAGGCCCGAAGAAAGAATTCAGCACCTTCAAGCCAGATAGCCAGCACTCTCTTCAACCAGCCTCTCAGTCAGGAGGCGGACACAGATTGTGGCTCTTCATACGGGGTGGAGGACATGGATCTGAATGGAACCTACTACGAGAAGGAACCCTACCAGCTGGACGTTGCTCGTGAGCGATCTCTCACCATCAGCTCTCCCTTCCGTCACACTCCCTTCtccaaaaagaccaaaaccctGGACCAAAACCAGAATGCTTCTCGTCCGAggcccctctctctcctgcagcactCCCACTCAAACTCCCTCCCCCCTAAACTCCCATCCCTCtcactgtctctttctcccacACCCCCATCGTCCCCTTCATGTGCCTCCCCACACTCTTCGTCCTACCTCGTCCCCCGTCCTAATACCCCGAATTCCACCTCGCCGTCACCATGTCTACGCACAGCGTCCTCGTCTTTTAACTTTGACATTGCCGAGCCAGCAGGACCGCTGAAGTGCCGTCCTTTAGTCTCACTTTTGAATATCCCTCGGGATGACTTGTTACCCCCCCTCGACCAACCCATTCCCACCAGAGACTGGGTCACCATTGAAGGGGACTTTGTCCTGGTACTGGCCCTTTATCAGACCCACCTTGGGGCTGATCTTCATGCTGCACCCGAGGCCAGGTTTGACGATGGGCTGATCCACCTGACCTTTGTTCGGGCGGGGATCTCCAGAGCCACTCTTCTGAGACTGTTCTTTGCCATGGAAAGAGGAACCCACCACTCCGTCAGCTCGCCGTATGTGAGCCATATTACCTGCAAGGCCTTCAGGCTGCAGCCGCTGTCCACACGGGGGACACTCACTGTGGATGGAGAACTGGTGCCCTATGGGCCTCTTCAAGCACAG GTTCATCAATCCTTGGCCCGTCTCATCGTTGGTGACTCTGGAGTGAAGATAACCAGGTTCTAA